The proteins below come from a single Vibrio natriegens NBRC 15636 = ATCC 14048 = DSM 759 genomic window:
- the ispG gene encoding flavodoxin-dependent (E)-4-hydroxy-3-methylbut-2-enyl-diphosphate synthase, whose translation MQHESPIIRRKSTRIYVGDVPIGDGAPIAVQSMTNTRTTDVEATVAQIRALEKVGADIVRVSVPTMDAAEAFKLIKQQVSVPLVADIHFDYRIALKVAEYGVDCLRINPGNIGNEERIRSVVDCARDKNIPIRIGVNGGSLEKDLQMKYGEPTPEALVESAMRHVDHLDRLNFDQFKVSVKASDVFLAVDSYRLLAKKIDQPLHLGITEAGGARAGAVKSSVGLGMLLAEGIGDTLRISLAADPVEEIKVGFDILKSLRIRSRGINFIACPSCSRQEFDVIGTVNALEERLEDIITPMDVSIIGCVVNGPGEAEVSHLGLAGSNKKSAFYEDGKRQKERFDNNDLVDQLEAKIRAKASMMDSESRIEVKVQD comes from the coding sequence ATGCAACACGAATCTCCTATTATTCGTCGTAAATCGACGCGTATTTATGTGGGTGATGTGCCAATTGGTGATGGTGCTCCAATTGCTGTACAGTCAATGACCAACACTCGCACGACTGACGTGGAAGCGACAGTCGCACAAATCCGAGCACTAGAAAAAGTGGGCGCAGACATCGTCCGTGTTTCTGTACCTACAATGGATGCAGCTGAAGCCTTCAAACTGATCAAACAGCAAGTGTCTGTTCCGTTGGTTGCTGATATTCATTTCGATTATCGTATTGCGCTTAAAGTAGCAGAGTACGGTGTTGACTGTCTGCGTATCAACCCAGGTAACATCGGCAATGAAGAGCGTATTCGTTCTGTAGTTGATTGTGCCCGTGACAAAAACATTCCAATCCGTATTGGTGTCAACGGTGGTTCTTTAGAAAAAGATCTGCAGATGAAGTACGGTGAACCAACCCCAGAAGCGTTGGTTGAGTCGGCAATGCGTCATGTGGATCACCTAGATCGTCTTAACTTTGATCAATTCAAAGTAAGCGTGAAAGCATCTGATGTTTTCCTTGCGGTAGATTCATACCGTCTGTTAGCTAAGAAAATTGACCAGCCTCTCCACTTGGGCATTACCGAAGCCGGTGGTGCGCGAGCAGGTGCCGTGAAGTCTTCTGTAGGCTTGGGCATGCTGCTGGCTGAAGGTATTGGTGATACTTTGCGTATCTCTCTTGCTGCGGATCCTGTCGAAGAAATCAAAGTAGGTTTCGATATTCTGAAGTCCCTACGCATTCGCTCACGTGGAATCAACTTCATTGCGTGCCCGAGTTGTTCTCGTCAGGAATTTGATGTTATCGGGACTGTCAACGCACTTGAAGAGCGTTTAGAAGATATCATCACCCCAATGGATGTTTCGATTATCGGTTGTGTCGTCAATGGCCCAGGTGAAGCGGAAGTTTCTCATTTAGGCTTGGCGGGTAGTAACAAGAAGAGTGCTTTTTATGAAGATGGTAAACGTCAGAAAGAGCGCTTTGATAACAACGACCTTGTGGATCAGCTAGAAGCTAAAATCCGTGCGAAAGCGTCTATGATGGACAGCGAAAGTCGCATCGAAGTAAAAGTACAAGATTAA
- the hscA gene encoding Fe-S protein assembly chaperone HscA — protein MALLQIAEPGQSSAPHEHKLAAGIDLGTTNSLVASVRSGDATTLQDEQGRSILPSVVNYSAEATIVGDDAKSKAEFEPENTIISVKRLIGRSLKDIQSRYPSLPYQFKESDNGLPVLQTPQGDKNPIEVSADILKVLGKRAEESLGGELAGVVITVPAYFDDAQRAGTKDAAKLAGLHVLRLLNEPTAAAIAYGLDSGQEGVIAVYDLGGGTFDISILRLSKGVFEVLATGGDSALGGDDFDHLFADFLMEQAGLEAPLSAEKNRTLLNIATATKIAFSEQDSVEVDVFGWKGTVTREQFEELIRPLVKKTLMSCRRALKDADVDADEVLEVVMVGGSTRTLLVRDMVGEFFGRTPLTSINPDEVVAIGAGIQADILAGNKPDSEMLLLDVIPLSLGIETMGGLVEKIIPRNTTIPVARAQEFTTFKDGQTAMSVHVVQGEREMVDDCRSLARFSLKGIPPMAAGAAHIRVTYQVDADGLLSVTAMEKSTGVQSEIQVKPSYGLSDTEVANMLRDSMSHAKEDMQARALAEQRVEADRVIEGLIAAMQADGDELLSEQEKQDLIKAIEALIELRNGDSADAIEQGIKDTDKASQDFASRRMDKSIRAALSGQSVDNI, from the coding sequence ATGGCACTACTTCAAATCGCAGAACCGGGCCAAAGCTCGGCACCTCATGAGCATAAGTTAGCTGCAGGTATCGACTTAGGCACGACCAACTCATTGGTTGCTTCCGTGCGCAGTGGCGATGCAACGACTTTACAGGATGAGCAGGGCCGCAGCATTCTGCCGTCCGTGGTGAACTACTCAGCAGAAGCGACCATCGTAGGTGATGACGCAAAATCGAAGGCAGAGTTTGAACCAGAAAATACCATTATCTCGGTAAAACGTTTAATCGGCCGTTCATTGAAAGACATTCAATCTCGTTACCCGTCGTTACCTTACCAGTTTAAAGAGAGCGATAACGGTCTACCAGTTCTACAAACGCCTCAAGGTGATAAAAACCCGATTGAAGTCTCTGCTGATATCCTAAAAGTTCTTGGTAAACGTGCTGAAGAATCATTAGGCGGTGAGCTTGCTGGTGTGGTGATCACAGTGCCAGCATACTTTGATGATGCGCAGCGCGCGGGTACCAAAGATGCCGCTAAATTGGCTGGTCTGCACGTTCTTCGTCTTCTTAACGAACCAACCGCAGCGGCAATCGCCTACGGTCTCGACTCGGGTCAGGAAGGCGTGATTGCGGTTTACGATTTGGGTGGTGGTACCTTTGATATCTCTATCCTGCGTCTGTCTAAAGGTGTCTTTGAAGTATTGGCAACTGGTGGTGATTCAGCGCTAGGCGGTGATGACTTTGACCATCTGTTTGCTGACTTCCTAATGGAGCAAGCTGGTCTTGAAGCGCCTCTTTCTGCAGAGAAAAACCGCACACTGCTGAACATCGCAACCGCAACTAAAATTGCATTTTCCGAGCAAGACAGCGTAGAAGTTGATGTATTTGGCTGGAAAGGCACAGTGACTCGTGAGCAGTTCGAAGAGCTGATCCGTCCGCTAGTGAAGAAGACACTCATGTCTTGCCGCCGTGCACTGAAAGATGCTGACGTTGATGCCGACGAAGTACTTGAAGTAGTCATGGTTGGTGGTTCAACTCGTACCCTATTGGTTCGCGATATGGTTGGCGAATTCTTTGGCCGTACACCTCTGACAAGCATTAACCCGGATGAAGTCGTTGCAATTGGCGCAGGTATCCAAGCGGATATTTTGGCAGGTAACAAGCCAGATTCTGAAATGCTGCTGCTGGACGTGATTCCATTGTCATTGGGCATTGAAACCATGGGCGGTTTGGTTGAAAAAATCATTCCTCGCAACACCACGATTCCTGTTGCACGCGCACAAGAATTTACCACATTCAAAGACGGTCAAACGGCAATGAGTGTGCATGTTGTGCAAGGTGAGCGTGAAATGGTTGATGATTGTCGTTCACTGGCTCGTTTCTCGCTTAAAGGGATTCCACCAATGGCGGCAGGTGCGGCGCACATTCGTGTAACCTACCAAGTCGACGCCGATGGCCTTCTTTCTGTTACGGCAATGGAAAAGAGCACTGGTGTGCAATCTGAAATTCAAGTGAAGCCTTCATACGGCTTGAGCGACACAGAAGTGGCTAACATGTTGCGAGACTCAATGAGTCATGCGAAAGAAGACATGCAAGCACGTGCGTTAGCAGAGCAGCGCGTCGAAGCTGACCGCGTTATTGAAGGTCTGATCGCTGCAATGCAAGCTGATGGTGATGAACTACTATCAGAGCAAGAGAAACAAGATCTAATAAAAGCCATTGAAGCACTGATTGAGCTGCGCAATGGTGATAGTGCTGATGCGATAGAGCAGGGCATTAAAGATACCGATAAAGCGAGCCAAGACTTTGCATCGCGTCGTATGGATAAATCGATTCGAGCTGCGTTGTCAGGTCAATCAGTAGACAATATATAA
- the rodZ gene encoding cytoskeleton protein RodZ, whose translation MTEHENTNEVPLSIEAGTLLKNKRESLGMTQKQVADRLRLRVSVIEDIENNRFESQQVATFTRGYLRSYAKVVGLDEKVVLTALEQTADIQPKDQEIEMQSFSRKTKHEKHNSRIMFLTWVIAIVITGISAAWWWQNQQDNSLTQVVTDSSVEGPEPSAQELADIDQMSADELIASAPADITVSAEQPVAADEALSSAEATDLLPSDQLASTDIEEPVAVIEEAEVVEEPAIIVPEGMSLLTMTFKADCWIQVKDTNGKTLVSGTHKPGQDVELTGKAPFKVILGAPEGVTMTFASEPVDLSGYTSGKVARFTLPL comes from the coding sequence ATGACAGAACACGAAAACACGAATGAAGTACCGCTTTCCATTGAAGCGGGCACACTATTGAAAAACAAACGCGAATCTTTAGGAATGACACAAAAGCAAGTTGCTGATCGCCTGAGACTTCGCGTTTCTGTTATTGAAGATATTGAAAACAATCGATTTGAATCACAACAAGTAGCGACCTTTACTCGTGGTTACTTGCGCTCGTATGCCAAAGTGGTTGGTCTTGATGAAAAAGTAGTACTAACAGCACTAGAGCAAACCGCCGATATCCAGCCGAAAGATCAAGAAATCGAAATGCAGAGCTTTTCTCGCAAAACTAAGCATGAAAAGCACAACAGCCGTATTATGTTCCTGACCTGGGTTATCGCCATCGTGATTACCGGGATCTCTGCTGCCTGGTGGTGGCAGAACCAACAAGATAATAGCCTGACTCAGGTTGTGACGGATTCCAGTGTAGAAGGGCCAGAGCCTAGCGCACAAGAGTTGGCGGACATAGATCAGATGAGTGCCGATGAATTAATCGCAAGCGCTCCCGCTGATATTACAGTTTCCGCTGAACAGCCTGTAGCAGCAGATGAAGCGTTAAGTTCTGCTGAAGCAACGGACTTATTGCCTAGTGATCAACTGGCAAGTACAGATATTGAAGAGCCTGTAGCAGTGATTGAAGAGGCTGAGGTCGTTGAAGAGCCAGCTATCATCGTGCCGGAGGGAATGAGCCTTCTCACTATGACATTTAAAGCAGACTGCTGGATTCAGGTGAAAGATACCAATGGCAAAACTCTGGTGAGCGGCACCCATAAACCAGGTCAGGATGTAGAACTTACCGGAAAAGCACCATTTAAAGTGATTTTGGGCGCACCGGAAGGGGTTACAATGACATTTGCGAGTGAACCTGTCGACCTTTCTGGGTATACTTCAGGCAAAGTCGCTAGATTCACTTTACCGTTATAA
- the hscB gene encoding co-chaperone HscB codes for MNHFELFGLPSQFKLDGSLLSSQFRELQKRFHPDNFATASERDRLMAVQKAAQINDAYQVLKNPISRAEYILAEQGTEIRGEQQTMQDPMFLMEQMELREELEDIAGGSDPESALFDFDSKVSKMYKQHLASVEQELNDGLWAEAADRVRKLKFIAKLKNEIELAEERLLG; via the coding sequence ATGAATCACTTTGAATTATTTGGGCTACCAAGTCAGTTTAAGCTGGATGGTAGCCTTCTTTCTTCTCAGTTCCGAGAACTACAAAAACGTTTCCACCCGGATAACTTTGCTACTGCGTCTGAGCGTGATCGCTTGATGGCCGTGCAAAAAGCGGCGCAGATTAACGATGCGTACCAAGTCCTGAAAAACCCAATCTCTCGAGCGGAGTACATCTTGGCTGAGCAGGGTACGGAAATTCGTGGCGAACAACAAACCATGCAAGATCCTATGTTCTTAATGGAGCAAATGGAACTGCGTGAAGAACTGGAAGATATTGCTGGCGGCTCTGATCCTGAATCAGCGCTCTTTGACTTCGATTCTAAGGTCAGCAAAATGTACAAACAGCATTTGGCAAGCGTCGAGCAAGAGCTCAATGACGGTCTTTGGGCAGAAGCCGCAGACCGCGTCCGTAAGCTGAAATTCATTGCCAAACTAAAGAACGAAATTGAGCTGGCTGAAGAGAGACTCCTCGGCTAG
- the pepB gene encoding aminopeptidase PepB, producing MSTQMSVFLSQDSAAPHWGEKALLSFAETGATIHLGEGHDLGAIQRAARQLDGQGIHSILLSGDNWDLESIWAFHQGYRNPKKHGSLEWVALSEDDQAELQGRITATDFTRDIINKTAEEVAPRQLATMAAEFIKSVAPEGTVTARIVKDKDLLAEGWEGIYAVGRGSERTSAMLQLDYNPTGDENAPVFACLVGKGITFDSGGYSLKPSNFMSAMKADMGGSGTITGGLGLAILRGLNKRVKLILCCAENMVSGRALKLGDIITYKNGKTVEIMNTDAEGRLVLADGLIYASEQNPELIIDCATLTGAAKNALGNDYHALMSFDDELSHQALTAANQEKEGLWPLPLADFHRGMLPSNFADLSNISSGDYSPGASTAAAFLSYFVEDYKKGWLHFDCAGTYRKSASEKWAAGATGMGVRTLARLLNEQADK from the coding sequence ATGTCTACACAGATGTCTGTATTTTTAAGCCAAGATTCTGCAGCTCCACATTGGGGTGAAAAGGCCCTGCTTTCGTTCGCCGAGACAGGCGCGACTATTCATTTAGGTGAAGGCCATGATCTTGGTGCAATTCAACGCGCAGCTCGTCAGCTCGATGGTCAGGGAATTCATTCGATTCTACTTTCTGGTGACAACTGGGATCTGGAGAGTATCTGGGCTTTCCATCAAGGCTACCGTAACCCGAAAAAACACGGCTCTCTAGAGTGGGTTGCGTTATCTGAAGACGATCAAGCTGAGCTTCAGGGGCGTATTACCGCTACTGATTTCACTCGCGATATCATCAACAAAACAGCCGAAGAGGTTGCACCTCGTCAACTTGCGACCATGGCGGCGGAATTTATTAAATCTGTCGCGCCAGAAGGCACCGTTACCGCACGTATCGTTAAAGACAAAGATCTTCTAGCAGAAGGCTGGGAAGGTATTTATGCCGTTGGCCGTGGCTCTGAGCGCACTTCTGCAATGCTGCAATTGGACTACAACCCAACTGGCGATGAAAACGCACCAGTATTCGCATGTTTAGTTGGTAAAGGCATCACTTTTGATTCGGGCGGTTACAGCCTAAAGCCTTCTAACTTTATGAGCGCAATGAAAGCGGATATGGGCGGCTCTGGTACCATCACCGGTGGTTTAGGCCTAGCGATTCTGCGTGGTTTGAATAAACGTGTGAAACTGATCCTTTGCTGTGCGGAAAACATGGTATCAGGTCGTGCCCTTAAACTGGGTGACATCATTACCTACAAAAATGGTAAAACCGTTGAGATCATGAATACCGATGCGGAAGGTCGTTTGGTATTGGCAGATGGTCTAATCTACGCAAGCGAGCAGAACCCTGAACTCATTATTGACTGCGCAACATTGACTGGCGCGGCGAAAAACGCACTGGGTAATGATTACCACGCGTTAATGAGCTTCGATGACGAGCTGTCCCATCAAGCACTGACCGCGGCAAATCAAGAGAAAGAAGGCTTATGGCCACTGCCTCTGGCTGATTTCCACCGTGGCATGCTGCCATCAAACTTCGCGGATTTATCAAACATCAGCTCTGGTGATTACTCACCTGGCGCAAGTACCGCTGCGGCATTCCTGTCTTACTTTGTTGAAGATTACAAGAAAGGCTGGCTGCACTTTGACTGCGCGGGCACGTACCGCAAATCAGCGTCTGAAAAATGGGCTGCTGGTGCAACTGGTATGGGTGTTCGCACTCTTGCTCGCCTTCTTAACGAGCAAGCTGACAAGTAA
- the fdx gene encoding ISC system 2Fe-2S type ferredoxin, whose translation MPKIIVLPHEDLCPEGAVLEANTGETVLDVALKNGIGIEHACEKSCACTTCHVIIREGFDSLEESEELEDDMLDKAWGLEPESRLGCQARIADEDLVVEIPKYTLNHASEDH comes from the coding sequence ATGCCTAAGATTATTGTATTACCACACGAAGATTTGTGCCCAGAGGGTGCTGTGCTGGAAGCTAATACTGGTGAAACGGTTCTAGACGTAGCGTTAAAGAATGGTATCGGTATTGAACACGCGTGTGAAAAATCCTGTGCTTGTACCACTTGCCACGTGATCATTCGTGAAGGTTTTGATTCTCTTGAAGAGAGTGAAGAGCTAGAAGATGACATGCTAGATAAAGCATGGGGTCTTGAGCCTGAATCTCGTCTTGGTTGTCAGGCAAGAATTGCGGATGAAGACTTAGTTGTAGAGATTCCGAAATACACGCTAAACCACGCGTCAGAAGATCACTAA
- the ndk gene encoding nucleoside-diphosphate kinase, whose amino-acid sequence MALERTFSIVKPDAVERNLIGEIYNRIEKAGLRIVAAKMVHLTEEQASGFYAEHEGKEFFPPLKEFMTSGPIMVQVLEGENAIARYRELMGKTNPEEAAAGTLRCDYALSMRHNSVHGSDSPESAAREIEFFFPESEICPR is encoded by the coding sequence ATGGCTCTAGAAAGAACGTTTTCAATTGTTAAGCCTGACGCTGTGGAACGAAATCTAATCGGTGAAATCTACAATCGTATTGAAAAAGCGGGTCTGCGTATTGTGGCTGCAAAGATGGTTCATCTGACTGAAGAGCAGGCGAGCGGTTTTTACGCAGAACATGAAGGCAAAGAATTTTTCCCTCCTCTAAAAGAGTTTATGACCTCTGGTCCTATTATGGTTCAGGTTCTAGAAGGAGAAAATGCAATTGCACGTTACCGTGAACTGATGGGCAAAACTAACCCAGAAGAAGCGGCTGCTGGCACACTTCGTTGTGATTACGCGCTAAGCATGCGCCACAACTCAGTACATGGCTCTGATAGCCCTGAGTCGGCGGCTCGTGAGATTGAGTTCTTCTTCCCTGAGTCGGAGATTTGCCCACGTTAA
- a CDS encoding bifunctional tRNA (adenosine(37)-C2)-methyltransferase TrmG/ribosomal RNA large subunit methyltransferase RlmN, whose translation MTTEKINLLDFDRKGMRQFFAEELGEKAFRADQVMKWIYHFGVDDFDNMTNINKKLREKLQHKCEIKAPTVAEAQHSSDGTIKWAMKVGDQDVETVYIPEDDRATLCVSSQVGCALECKFCSTAQQGFNRNLKVSEIIGQVWRAAREVGLEKETGRRPITNVVMMGMGEPLLNMKNLIPALEIMLDDLGFGLSKRRVTVSTSGVVSGLDQMTGKIDVALAISLHAPNDKLRSEIMPINDRWDIQDFLASVRRYIASSNANRGKVTVEYVLLDHVNDDMDHARELAELMKDTPCKINLIPFNPYPGSPYKKPSNSRIDRFQKTLMQYEHTVTIRKTRGDDIDAACGQLVGDVIDRTKRTAALKAARGADTIEVKAV comes from the coding sequence ATGACTACTGAAAAAATTAATCTACTCGACTTTGATCGCAAAGGCATGCGTCAATTTTTCGCGGAAGAACTAGGCGAGAAAGCGTTTCGTGCTGATCAGGTTATGAAGTGGATCTACCATTTCGGTGTTGATGACTTCGACAACATGACGAACATCAACAAGAAACTACGTGAAAAACTGCAGCACAAGTGTGAAATCAAAGCACCGACTGTAGCTGAAGCGCAACACTCTTCTGATGGCACTATTAAATGGGCTATGAAGGTTGGCGATCAAGACGTAGAAACGGTTTACATCCCTGAAGATGATCGCGCTACATTGTGTGTGTCTTCTCAGGTTGGTTGTGCACTGGAATGTAAGTTCTGTTCAACGGCTCAACAAGGCTTTAACCGTAACCTTAAAGTGTCTGAAATCATTGGTCAGGTGTGGCGTGCTGCACGTGAAGTTGGCCTTGAGAAGGAAACAGGACGTCGTCCAATTACCAACGTGGTAATGATGGGCATGGGCGAGCCTCTTCTGAACATGAAGAACTTGATCCCTGCGCTGGAAATCATGTTGGATGACTTAGGCTTCGGTTTATCTAAGCGCCGTGTGACGGTATCGACATCGGGTGTTGTATCTGGTCTTGATCAGATGACAGGTAAAATCGATGTTGCATTGGCAATCTCTCTTCATGCGCCGAACGATAAGTTGCGCAGTGAAATCATGCCAATCAACGATCGTTGGGATATTCAAGATTTCTTAGCCTCTGTGCGTCGTTACATCGCTTCGTCTAACGCAAACCGTGGCAAAGTGACGGTAGAATACGTATTGCTTGATCATGTCAATGACGACATGGACCACGCGCGTGAGCTTGCTGAACTGATGAAAGACACGCCATGTAAGATCAACTTGATTCCGTTTAACCCGTACCCAGGTTCACCGTATAAGAAGCCAAGCAACTCTCGTATTGACCGCTTCCAAAAGACTCTGATGCAGTACGAGCATACTGTTACCATTCGTAAGACTCGTGGTGACGATATCGATGCGGCATGTGGTCAGCTTGTTGGTGACGTTATTGACCGTACCAAGCGTACCGCTGCGTTAAAAGCGGCACGTGGCGCGGATACCATTGAAGTCAAAGCAGTATAA
- the iscX gene encoding Fe-S cluster assembly protein IscX, translated as MKWTDSRDIAIELCDKFPDVDPQTVRFTDLHQWIMELDEFEDDPNHCNEKILEAVIMCWMDEAD; from the coding sequence ATGAAATGGACAGATTCTCGCGATATCGCGATTGAGCTTTGTGACAAGTTTCCAGATGTGGACCCACAAACCGTACGTTTTACCGACCTTCATCAATGGATCATGGAGCTGGATGAGTTTGAGGATGACCCAAACCATTGCAACGAAAAGATTCTGGAAGCCGTTATTATGTGCTGGATGGATGAAGCTGACTGA